Genomic DNA from Chloroflexota bacterium:
GCCGTACGGGCACCGCCGCTACTGGCCGATCTTCGAGGCGGCCCAGCGACACGACCTGACGGTCAGCCTCCAGTTTGGCGGCGCGCCCGGCAACCCGCCGACCGGTGCGGGCTGGCCGTCCTACTACCTGGAGGACTACGCCGGGATGGCGCAGGTCTTCCAGACGCAGATCCTGAATCTGGTGGTTGAAGGCGTCTTCGACCACTTCCCCAGGCTCCGCATCGCCATGATCGAGGGCGGCTGGACCTGGATACCCTCGCTGATGTGGCGCATCGACAAGGACTGGAAGGGCCTGCGCCGCGAGGTGCCCTGGAACACGATGCCGCCGTCCGACTACATCCGCGGCCGGATGCGCTTCTCGCTCCAGCCGCTCGACGCCGCGCCGGACCCGAAGCACATGCTCCAGTTGATCGAGCAGATCGGCTCAGACGACGTGCTGATGTTCTCGACGGACTACCCGCACTGGCACTTCGACAGGCCTGAGGAGGCCGTGCCAGCCGGCCTGCCTGCCGAGCTTCGGCGGAAGATCCTTTCCGAGAACGCGCGCAGCTTCTACCGTTTCGACAAGTAGCCGCGCGGCGCGTCGCCGCACGAGAGATTCAGGAGGCCCGCGATGGTTCTGGCAGCGGAGCGGACCGAGATCACCCGTTCGAAGCCACGCTACTCGGTCATCGACTGCGACATTCACCCGAACCTGATCAACGCTGCCGCGCTCGACAAGTACCTGTCGCCGCGCTGGGTCGAGTACCGCAAGACCATCGGCG
This window encodes:
- a CDS encoding amidohydrolase, with translation MEHGTTALAPRGMDLGQPVIDTDIHCNVPNVRALFPYLSEHWREYITYSAFKGPVDTAYPRGAATSSLPGTSGPDGEAPGTSLKLVREQVLDPWNVELGILNCTYAVESLHNPDTAAAMASAVNDWMIAEWLAEEPRLRASMVAPSRVPEMAAQEIDRIGSHPGIVQVFLPVVSEAPYGHRRYWPIFEAAQRHDLTVSLQFGGAPGNPPTGAGWPSYYLEDYAGMAQVFQTQILNLVVEGVFDHFPRLRIAMIEGGWTWIPSLMWRIDKDWKGLRREVPWNTMPPSDYIRGRMRFSLQPLDAAPDPKHMLQLIEQIGSDDVLMFSTDYPHWHFDRPEEAVPAGLPAELRRKILSENARSFYRFDK